A single Chryseobacterium sp. DNA region contains:
- a CDS encoding catalase — protein sequence MPNPLKYNKKFDELNEEEKKLLEINKKTIADFVEQSPAISDVNYATRNAHAKTYGIAKGTFWVDPDIPEALQPFFDKEKFDLTIRFSNAQLKIKNSKRDIPAYGFAVQIKDENGGLLANYPLVNFPLFPINSVSTFLKLFTAINQSYNKKWSSFFSLAAQLIKTIPSILTGSFIKNTLKLIGKKNDFILSFNYHSVGAYRLGDHMIKIKISPKSIDKTTGRKQKIKEALKNYFQNHDFTADVLIQICYDLKDQPINKLNVEWKNSPFIKIGEIKINKGSLLDSQTCTNELLSFNPFESKLIFQPVGKIQKLRDEAYKVSVQTRRKINKLLHGK from the coding sequence ATGCCAAATCCATTAAAATATAATAAGAAATTCGACGAACTTAACGAAGAGGAGAAAAAACTTCTTGAAATCAATAAAAAAACCATTGCAGATTTTGTTGAACAGTCTCCTGCCATAAGTGACGTCAATTATGCTACCCGAAATGCTCATGCTAAAACCTATGGCATAGCAAAAGGTACATTCTGGGTAGATCCGGATATTCCTGAAGCGCTTCAGCCTTTTTTTGACAAAGAAAAATTTGATCTGACCATCAGGTTTTCCAATGCACAGCTTAAAATTAAAAACTCCAAAAGAGATATTCCCGCTTATGGATTTGCTGTTCAGATTAAAGATGAAAACGGCGGATTGCTGGCAAATTATCCATTGGTGAATTTTCCTTTATTTCCTATCAACTCTGTTTCCACCTTTTTGAAATTGTTTACCGCCATAAACCAGTCGTATAACAAAAAATGGAGCAGTTTCTTTTCTTTAGCCGCTCAGCTGATTAAAACAATTCCTTCCATTCTGACAGGATCTTTTATAAAGAATACCCTCAAACTGATCGGTAAGAAAAATGATTTCATTTTATCCTTTAATTATCATTCAGTAGGAGCATACCGCCTTGGAGATCACATGATCAAAATAAAAATAAGTCCCAAGTCAATAGATAAAACGACCGGTAGGAAACAAAAAATAAAAGAAGCCTTAAAAAATTACTTTCAGAACCATGATTTTACAGCTGATGTTTTAATCCAAATCTGTTACGATTTAAAAGACCAGCCCATCAACAAACTGAATGTTGAATGGAAAAACTCTCCTTTTATTAAGATAGGCGAGATCAAAATAAATAAGGGATCCCTGCTTGATTCACAAACCTGTACCAATGAACTGCTTTCATTCAATCCTTTTGAAAGCAAACTTATTTTTCAGCCTGTCGGAAAAATACAAAAGCTTCGTGATGAGGCTTACAAAGTGTCTGTACAGACGAGACGGAAAATCAATAAGCTTTTACATGGAAAATGA
- a CDS encoding phosphoribosyltransferase family protein: MKRRYSLHHIHSADEFTFSPTEYSYFKYGDKSYAEKFAKELFEGFISENEELFNMDKEIVVLPSPYMAIPTASNFLCFFFKKHLDFYLFQKGKKSSILSKINRNHTYITDYGNLNFEDRKNLIANDTYYIDKDFLKGKLCIFIDDIKITGSHEYTVNRILDEYDVEADFTFLYYAELMNFDLDPKIENFFNYYAVKNVKHVAEVMEKQSFEFNTRIVKYILGLDSSNFDYLTSKVKREQMDLLLELAISNNYHLIKEYKNNINTLTQTELYYGY; encoded by the coding sequence ATGAAAAGAAGATACAGCTTACACCACATTCATTCAGCGGATGAGTTTACCTTCTCACCTACAGAATACAGTTATTTCAAGTATGGCGATAAGTCGTATGCTGAAAAATTCGCAAAAGAATTATTTGAAGGATTTATTTCCGAAAATGAAGAACTTTTCAATATGGATAAAGAAATTGTAGTTCTTCCAAGCCCTTACATGGCTATTCCTACAGCTTCCAATTTCCTGTGTTTTTTCTTTAAAAAGCATCTGGATTTTTATCTGTTTCAAAAAGGAAAAAAATCAAGCATCCTATCCAAAATCAATAGAAACCATACCTATATTACAGATTATGGGAATCTTAATTTTGAAGATCGTAAGAATCTGATTGCCAATGACACTTATTATATTGATAAAGATTTTTTAAAAGGAAAACTTTGTATTTTTATAGACGATATAAAAATAACGGGAAGCCATGAGTATACCGTCAACAGAATCCTGGATGAATATGATGTGGAGGCAGATTTTACGTTCCTGTATTATGCGGAACTGATGAATTTTGATCTTGATCCGAAGATTGAAAACTTTTTCAATTATTACGCTGTAAAGAATGTAAAACATGTCGCAGAAGTAATGGAGAAACAGAGTTTTGAGTTCAATACCCGGATCGTGAAGTATATTTTAGGCCTGGATTCAAGTAATTTTGATTATCTTACGTCTAAAGTAAAAAGAGAACAGATGGATCTCCTGTTGGAACTTGCCATCAGTAACAATTATCATTTAATAAAAGAATATAAAAATAACATCAATACTTTAACACAAACGGAATTATATTATGGCTATTAA
- a CDS encoding NAD(P)-dependent oxidoreductase: MKKVAVIGATGFVGAHIVTELADRGYAVEALVRDASKVKTQENVTAKSVDVNNVEELANALQGSDAVISAFNAGWTNPNLYNDFLNGSENIEKAVEQAGVKRLIVVGGAGSLYTPDHIQIVDTPDFPEAYKPGATAARDYLNKIKNNNTLDWTFFSPAIEMNQANVGSRTGKYRTSLETPVFDENGRSRLSVEDVAVALVDELEQNNHIRERFTAAY, encoded by the coding sequence ATGAAAAAAGTAGCAGTAATCGGTGCAACCGGATTTGTAGGAGCGCATATCGTAACAGAATTAGCTGACAGAGGATACGCTGTGGAAGCTTTGGTGAGAGATGCTTCGAAGGTAAAAACACAAGAGAATGTAACCGCTAAAAGCGTAGATGTAAACAATGTGGAAGAATTGGCAAACGCTTTACAAGGAAGCGATGCAGTTATCAGTGCTTTTAATGCGGGATGGACTAATCCAAATTTGTACAACGATTTTCTGAACGGTTCTGAAAATATTGAAAAAGCAGTAGAGCAGGCAGGTGTGAAAAGACTTATCGTAGTGGGAGGAGCAGGAAGCTTATATACTCCTGATCATATTCAGATTGTGGATACTCCTGATTTCCCGGAAGCTTACAAACCTGGAGCAACAGCAGCGAGGGATTATTTAAATAAGATCAAAAATAACAATACCCTAGACTGGACTTTCTTCAGCCCTGCTATAGAAATGAATCAGGCCAATGTAGGATCTAGAACGGGAAAATACAGAACATCATTAGAAACTCCGGTGTTCGATGAAAACGGAAGAAGCCGTCTTTCTGTAGAAGATGTAGCAGTAGCCTTAGTGGATGAACTAGAGCAGAACAACCACATCCGTGAACGTTTTACAGCGGCTTACTAA
- a CDS encoding TerD family protein, with amino-acid sequence MAINLQKGQRENINAPKFTVGLGWDINNTSTGTAFDLDASLFLLGDDKKLVSDNHFIFYNNLESPDKSVIHTGDNLTGEGAGDDEQIKIDLTKIDSAIKEITVVVTIHEADARKQNFGQVRNSFIRIFNTDTNEEILKYELDEDFSIETAVEFGRIYNRNGEWKFEAVGAGQREGLEKFVSIYQK; translated from the coding sequence ATGGCTATTAACTTACAAAAAGGACAAAGAGAAAACATTAACGCACCTAAATTTACTGTAGGTTTAGGATGGGATATCAATAATACTTCTACAGGAACGGCATTCGATCTGGATGCTTCTTTATTTTTATTGGGTGACGACAAAAAATTAGTTTCAGATAACCACTTTATTTTCTATAACAACCTGGAATCTCCGGATAAATCAGTGATTCATACAGGAGATAACCTTACAGGAGAAGGGGCCGGTGACGATGAGCAGATCAAGATCGATCTTACGAAAATTGATTCTGCTATAAAAGAAATTACAGTAGTGGTAACCATTCACGAAGCAGATGCAAGAAAGCAGAACTTCGGGCAGGTAAGAAATTCTTTCATCAGAATTTTTAACACCGATACGAATGAGGAGATCTTAAAATATGAATTAGACGAAGACTTCTCAATCGAAACGGCAGTAGAATTCGGAAGAATCTATAACAGGAACGGAGAATGGAAATTTGAGGCTGTAGGAGCAGGACAAAGAGAAGGCCTTGAGAAATTTGTATCAATTTATCAGAAATAA
- a CDS encoding toxic anion resistance protein, whose amino-acid sequence MDNQENQPIDPLGSIEPLKTFEPTPMAPPGQPVQNTAPAVLVDRDGNVNLTQLPSEERQKYEVLANSIDEANPGSIVNFGAELQKTLTNQSDSFLGNVRRSNSGEVGGLINDLLVELNYVDVEELNGNKVKSFLSKLPFMKKVMTQVENLFAKYDKIINNIEQISYKVNAGIITSTKDNAVLQTIFESNVNSIKQIEELVIAGNIRMERAAVELAQMEANPQNFQDYQIADKRDFIARLDRRMADLKVVRIIMMQSLPQIRLVQNNNVSIAEKAQTILTTTLPVWKNQLSLAVAMYRQQQNIEIQQKVSSTTEEILRKNAERLGQNSVNVARANEQTIVSVETLRETTSMLINTLNEVKQIQKQGADNRRKLDQDLQTLEHELKANVRG is encoded by the coding sequence ATGGATAATCAAGAAAATCAGCCAATAGATCCACTTGGGTCAATTGAACCCCTTAAAACATTTGAACCTACTCCGATGGCTCCTCCGGGTCAGCCTGTTCAAAATACAGCGCCGGCGGTTCTTGTGGATAGAGATGGAAATGTAAATCTGACTCAGCTACCGTCGGAAGAACGCCAGAAATATGAGGTTCTCGCGAATTCTATTGATGAAGCCAACCCGGGATCAATTGTAAATTTTGGTGCGGAACTTCAGAAAACATTAACGAATCAGAGTGACAGCTTCTTAGGAAATGTGAGAAGATCAAACTCCGGAGAAGTAGGAGGGCTTATCAATGATCTTTTGGTAGAGCTTAACTATGTAGACGTAGAAGAGCTCAATGGAAATAAAGTAAAAAGCTTCCTGAGCAAATTACCATTTATGAAGAAGGTAATGACTCAGGTGGAAAACTTATTTGCAAAATATGATAAGATCATCAACAATATTGAGCAGATCTCTTATAAAGTAAATGCAGGAATCATTACTTCTACCAAAGATAATGCGGTTTTGCAGACTATTTTTGAGAGTAATGTGAATTCCATTAAGCAAATCGAAGAGCTTGTGATTGCCGGAAATATAAGAATGGAAAGAGCAGCCGTTGAGCTTGCCCAGATGGAAGCAAATCCTCAGAATTTCCAGGACTACCAGATTGCAGATAAGAGAGATTTTATCGCAAGATTAGACAGAAGAATGGCTGATCTTAAAGTCGTGCGTATCATTATGATGCAGTCTCTTCCACAGATCAGACTGGTACAGAATAACAACGTCTCCATTGCTGAAAAAGCACAGACGATTCTGACCACGACGCTTCCGGTGTGGAAAAACCAGCTTTCACTTGCTGTGGCAATGTACAGACAGCAGCAGAATATTGAAATCCAGCAGAAAGTTTCTTCCACGACAGAAGAGATTTTAAGAAAGAATGCAGAGCGCCTGGGCCAGAATTCAGTGAATGTGGCCAGAGCCAATGAACAGACTATCGTATCGGTAGAAACATTGAGAGAAACAACTTCAATGCTGATCAACACCCTGAATGAAGTGAAACAAATCCAAAAACAGGGAGCTGATAACAGAAGAAAACTGGATCAGGATCTACAGACACTGGAGCATGAATTAAAAGCTAATGTCAGAGGTTAA
- a CDS encoding TerC/Alx family metal homeostasis membrane protein: MHPGLVWGFAITVVIMLLLDLGVFNKKSHEVSSKEATIWTVVWISLSMVFSGVVYWAFNTDGSPESHALAVEKFTQYQAAYWIEKALSVDNLFVFILVFGFFKVPKFLHHKVLFWGIIGALIFRAIFIFAGVGLINLTYLPEMNIFGKAVNINIVMTLFGLFLVYAGIKSWGDGDDDDDEDYSNTAGAKLIKSFWKVSDNYDGDKFFTIQNGIKMATPLLVVVGVIEFTDVLFAVDSIPAIFAISDDPFILYTSNIFAILGLRSLYFLLANFIHMFSKLPYGLAIILSFIGVKMLIAPWYHISSPVSLGIVGGVLVISVLLSIIFPEKEEEKKEELEEK, translated from the coding sequence ATGCACCCAGGCTTGGTGTGGGGATTTGCGATAACGGTTGTTATCATGCTGCTTCTGGATTTAGGAGTATTCAACAAAAAAAGTCACGAAGTTTCATCCAAAGAAGCTACGATCTGGACCGTCGTTTGGATTTCACTGTCCATGGTTTTTTCAGGAGTGGTATATTGGGCATTCAATACAGATGGATCCCCTGAAAGTCATGCACTGGCAGTAGAAAAATTTACCCAGTACCAGGCGGCCTATTGGATCGAAAAAGCACTTTCTGTAGATAACTTGTTCGTGTTTATCCTTGTTTTCGGATTTTTTAAAGTTCCGAAATTCCTTCATCATAAAGTTCTTTTCTGGGGAATCATTGGAGCATTGATCTTCAGGGCGATATTTATTTTTGCCGGAGTCGGGCTGATCAATCTTACTTACCTTCCTGAAATGAATATTTTTGGAAAAGCAGTGAATATCAATATTGTAATGACTCTTTTCGGACTGTTCCTTGTATATGCAGGAATTAAGTCCTGGGGAGATGGTGATGATGATGACGATGAAGACTATAGCAATACAGCCGGAGCCAAATTGATCAAGAGTTTCTGGAAAGTCTCTGATAACTATGACGGAGATAAATTCTTCACTATTCAGAATGGAATTAAAATGGCAACACCTCTTTTGGTAGTGGTGGGTGTTATCGAATTTACCGACGTTCTTTTCGCAGTAGATTCTATTCCCGCAATCTTTGCCATCTCAGATGATCCTTTTATCCTTTATACATCGAATATCTTTGCTATTTTAGGTCTAAGATCATTGTATTTCCTGCTGGCGAACTTTATTCATATGTTCAGCAAACTTCCCTATGGATTGGCAATTATCCTTTCATTTATCGGAGTTAAAATGCTTATAGCACCATGGTATCATATTTCGTCTCCGGTTTCGCTGGGAATCGTAGGAGGAGTATTGGTGATCTCTGTTCTTTTATCTATCATCTTCCCTGAAAAAGAAGAAGAGAAGAAAGAAGAATTAGAAGAAAAATAA
- a CDS encoding TerD family protein, translating into MAINLQKGQRINLKKENGAELSQACVGINWGAIEKKGFFGTKKEAVDLDGSCILYDSNKNVTEVIYFGNLKSKNGSVRHSGDDLTGDVDGDDGLDNEVITVDFSQLEPNVEHVAMVLNSYRGQDFGTIPFASIRIYEGSPTNVREVFAKYDIANDASFSGHVAMVMGVFYKRNGEWKFNAIGDPTADKKLEQTIQTVQMNYL; encoded by the coding sequence ATGGCTATCAACTTACAAAAAGGTCAAAGAATCAACCTTAAAAAAGAAAACGGAGCTGAGCTTTCCCAAGCTTGTGTTGGAATCAACTGGGGAGCAATTGAAAAGAAAGGATTTTTCGGAACTAAAAAAGAAGCAGTAGACTTAGACGGAAGCTGTATTTTATACGACTCGAATAAAAACGTTACTGAAGTGATCTACTTCGGAAACCTGAAATCAAAAAACGGATCTGTAAGACACAGCGGAGATGACCTTACAGGGGATGTAGACGGGGATGACGGGTTGGATAATGAAGTGATTACAGTAGATTTCAGCCAGTTGGAACCTAACGTGGAGCATGTGGCCATGGTTTTGAACAGCTATAGAGGCCAGGATTTCGGAACGATTCCTTTTGCTTCTATCCGTATCTACGAAGGAAGCCCTACCAATGTAAGAGAGGTTTTCGCCAAATATGATATCGCCAATGATGCCTCTTTCAGTGGTCATGTGGCCATGGTAATGGGAGTTTTTTATAAGAGAAACGGAGAATGGAAATTCAATGCTATCGGGGATCCTACCGCAGACAAAAAGCTGGAGCAGACGATTCAGACCGTGCAGATGAATTACTTATAA
- a CDS encoding Rrf2 family transcriptional regulator, whose product MNNTRFATAVHIMTLLAKSPQEWLTSDWIAGSINVNPVIVRKEISVLREAGLITSRQGKEGGSQLAKNAEIITISEIYRAVKNTEVLGKKNQNPNPACSVGKEINIHLNTLFEETDQLVVSFLGDKSLQKFADQFE is encoded by the coding sequence ATGAATAATACAAGATTTGCTACGGCAGTACATATAATGACATTATTGGCAAAAAGTCCTCAGGAGTGGCTCACTTCTGATTGGATTGCCGGTAGTATCAATGTAAACCCGGTGATTGTCCGAAAGGAGATCAGCGTGCTGAGAGAGGCAGGTCTGATCACCAGCAGACAAGGAAAGGAAGGAGGAAGCCAGCTTGCAAAAAATGCTGAAATAATCACGATTTCTGAGATCTACCGGGCCGTAAAGAATACGGAGGTATTAGGAAAGAAAAACCAAAATCCCAACCCGGCTTGCAGTGTAGGAAAAGAAATCAATATTCATTTAAATACGTTATTTGAAGAAACAGATCAATTGGTAGTTAGCTTTTTAGGCGATAAATCATTGCAGAAATTTGCAGATCAGTTCGAATAA
- a CDS encoding NAD(P)H-dependent glycerol-3-phosphate dehydrogenase, which produces MSESSHPKKNKKDISVGVVGSGSFATAIVKMLVENCKVVHWCVRSEFVKGAIELRGHNPTYLTAAHFNLKSLKLTTDINELVSACDVIVLATPSIYLSDTLEKMTCDYSDKIFISAIKGIIPKVNDVVAHYLRDEFKIGFRNQAVIAGPCHAEEVAMERLSYLTIAAAEDETSEKLEGIFNSDFIKVHSSKDILGNEYSAILKNIFAIGAGIASGLGYGDNFTAVFVSNAIREMETFLEAIYEAPRDVNESAYLGDLLVTAYSLFSRNRNLGNLIGKGYTVKSAIQSMNMVAEGYYAADSIYKTAKQKNLKLPIIETVYAILYEGKNAEKQFKKLTAKLN; this is translated from the coding sequence ATGTCAGAATCTTCTCATCCAAAAAAGAATAAAAAGGATATTTCTGTAGGGGTAGTAGGAAGCGGAAGTTTTGCAACCGCTATCGTCAAAATGCTTGTTGAAAACTGTAAAGTGGTACACTGGTGTGTAAGAAGTGAATTTGTAAAAGGAGCAATTGAACTTCGTGGCCATAATCCGACTTATCTTACAGCGGCTCATTTTAATCTGAAGAGTTTAAAACTGACAACCGATATCAATGAACTGGTTTCAGCCTGTGATGTGATTGTCTTGGCAACACCGTCCATTTACCTTTCCGATACCCTGGAAAAAATGACCTGTGACTATTCAGATAAAATCTTTATCTCTGCTATTAAGGGGATTATTCCTAAAGTGAATGATGTGGTGGCCCATTATCTTCGTGATGAATTTAAAATCGGTTTCAGGAATCAGGCTGTTATTGCTGGCCCTTGTCATGCAGAAGAAGTGGCAATGGAAAGACTTTCTTACCTTACCATTGCAGCAGCAGAAGATGAAACATCTGAAAAGCTGGAAGGAATTTTTAACTCAGATTTTATTAAAGTACATTCCAGTAAAGATATTTTAGGAAATGAATACAGTGCGATTCTTAAAAATATTTTTGCCATCGGAGCAGGAATAGCAAGCGGATTGGGATATGGAGACAATTTTACAGCTGTTTTTGTATCCAACGCCATTCGTGAAATGGAAACTTTCCTTGAAGCGATCTATGAAGCGCCTAGGGATGTGAATGAAAGTGCTTATTTGGGAGACCTTTTGGTAACAGCCTATTCACTTTTCTCAAGAAACAGAAACTTAGGAAATCTTATCGGAAAAGGCTATACCGTAAAATCTGCGATCCAGTCCATGAACATGGTAGCAGAAGGATATTATGCGGCAGATTCTATTTATAAAACAGCAAAACAGAAAAACCTTAAGCTGCCGATCATAGAAACGGTGTATGCTATTCTTTATGAGGGCAAAAATGCTGAAAAACAGTTTAAGAAACTGACTGCGAAATTGAATTAA
- a CDS encoding M23 family metallopeptidase, with the protein MKKFLNSKKNVNILLGGLLLVVFAQGVFIAKLFSERDDKTYEVNLVKINTERDSVDYLKMKTDLNLVDQTVAQLNSFLKSKDIPNEKLMVLSQDSISNSIYLAKQANRYSQYLMDLQKKLMQVPLGMPTDGYISSNFGIRKNPIPFKTVFASVKSSAASESKPVAAAAPKPEVKAEPVEKIIEVTDSYGIKREIKVMVTPKAAPAPAAAASTKSIAGNTASKAAPAEKNNPPAEADQMQFHKGLDIAVAYGSDVRAAAAGTVIFSGQKGGYGNCVIVSHGNGLATLYGHLSQLISKINDKVKVGQVIAKSGNSGRSTGPHLHYEVHKNNTPVNPKLFMNL; encoded by the coding sequence ATGAAGAAATTTCTAAACAGCAAGAAGAATGTAAACATTCTCCTCGGAGGACTTTTACTGGTAGTTTTTGCACAAGGGGTATTTATTGCCAAGCTATTCTCCGAAAGGGATGATAAAACCTACGAAGTAAATCTAGTAAAAATAAACACTGAAAGAGACAGTGTAGATTACCTAAAAATGAAAACAGATCTTAATCTTGTAGATCAGACTGTTGCTCAACTTAATTCTTTCCTGAAATCCAAAGACATTCCCAATGAAAAACTAATGGTTCTGAGCCAGGACAGCATTTCAAATTCTATTTATCTCGCGAAACAAGCCAACCGTTACAGTCAATATTTAATGGATCTACAGAAAAAACTAATGCAGGTTCCTTTGGGAATGCCTACAGACGGCTATATTTCTTCCAATTTCGGGATCAGAAAAAATCCTATTCCATTTAAGACGGTTTTTGCTTCTGTAAAATCAAGTGCGGCATCAGAATCCAAGCCTGTGGCTGCAGCAGCTCCAAAGCCTGAGGTTAAAGCTGAGCCTGTTGAAAAAATCATTGAGGTTACAGACAGCTATGGAATAAAGAGAGAGATTAAAGTAATGGTAACCCCTAAGGCGGCTCCGGCTCCGGCTGCTGCGGCTTCTACAAAATCTATTGCCGGCAATACAGCTTCTAAAGCAGCACCCGCTGAGAAAAACAACCCGCCTGCTGAAGCTGATCAGATGCAGTTCCACAAAGGACTGGATATCGCTGTAGCTTATGGCTCTGATGTAAGAGCTGCTGCTGCCGGAACAGTTATTTTCTCGGGACAGAAAGGAGGCTACGGAAATTGTGTTATCGTTTCTCATGGAAATGGATTGGCTACTCTTTACGGACATTTATCACAGCTTATTTCCAAAATAAATGATAAAGTAAAAGTAGGTCAGGTAATTGCTAAATCAGGAAACTCCGGACGCTCTACAGGGCCTCACCTTCATTATGAAGTGCACAAAAACAACACTCCGGTCAACCCGAAGCTGTTTATGAACTTATAA
- a CDS encoding FKBP-type peptidyl-prolyl cis-trans isomerase, giving the protein MGVADMLFKRKKELAEKNLKDGKEYMEEYGKRESVVQLPSGLQYEIITEGDGQKPGPKSTVKCHYHGTTISGKVFDSSVKRGTPASFPLNRVISGWTEALQLMPVGSKWRLIIPPHLAYGDQEISKEIGPNSTLVFEVELLDIK; this is encoded by the coding sequence ATGGGAGTAGCAGACATGTTATTTAAACGTAAAAAGGAACTGGCGGAAAAAAACCTTAAAGATGGTAAGGAATACATGGAAGAGTATGGTAAGAGAGAAAGTGTAGTGCAATTGCCAAGCGGCTTACAGTATGAGATCATTACAGAGGGAGACGGTCAAAAACCGGGTCCGAAGTCTACTGTAAAATGCCATTACCATGGAACGACCATTTCCGGTAAAGTTTTCGATAGCTCTGTGAAAAGAGGTACACCAGCGTCTTTTCCTTTAAACAGAGTGATTTCAGGATGGACAGAAGCACTTCAGCTGATGCCTGTAGGAAGCAAATGGAGACTGATCATTCCACCGCATCTGGCCTATGGAGATCAGGAGATCAGCAAAGAAATCGGCCCGAACTCTACGCTTGTTTTTGAAGTTGAATTACTGGATATTAAATAA
- a CDS encoding MBL fold metallo-hydrolase has translation MLKKKLLSLAAILGFMSIVWAGNLKLKVYNPGSKAIFAVTSTIIYGDKDAMLVDAQFQKQYAEQLVREIKATGKNLTTVFISHSDPDFYFGLDVIKKAFPHVKIISTAQTAYLISASKDDKMAVWKPQLKADAPSEIIVPEAVTAIPDLEGHPIEIRQNPEDPAHSFLWIPSLKTVAGGISVSTGSHLWMADTQNAKAIDHWIGQIDAMKALQPAQVIPSHFAEQSLSPQSLDFVKNYLEDYKKAVAENKTSPAIVDFMVKKYPDLPGKEELEMGVKVFLGAMDWDLKSPFPAIGKKVEVDFGTVKFLLDFKDNKTMTFVGTAGSSKNSTDTVQYTAVEIAKNIFMVYWHEPNLGFNVTHIQDYNKNIVYSNIAGPDGTFTHPKGSLKILK, from the coding sequence ATGTTAAAAAAGAAATTATTATCATTGGCTGCAATCCTTGGTTTCATGAGTATTGTATGGGCAGGAAACTTAAAACTAAAAGTTTATAACCCGGGATCGAAAGCCATTTTTGCAGTGACTTCCACAATTATTTACGGAGATAAGGATGCTATGCTTGTAGATGCCCAGTTTCAGAAGCAATATGCCGAACAGCTGGTCAGAGAGATTAAGGCTACAGGTAAAAACCTGACAACAGTTTTTATTTCCCACAGTGATCCCGATTTTTATTTTGGGCTGGACGTAATCAAAAAAGCGTTTCCTCATGTAAAGATCATTTCAACCGCTCAAACCGCTTATCTGATCTCTGCTTCGAAAGACGATAAAATGGCAGTTTGGAAACCGCAGTTAAAAGCAGATGCCCCTTCAGAAATTATTGTTCCTGAAGCTGTAACGGCCATTCCCGATCTTGAAGGACATCCAATTGAGATCAGACAAAACCCTGAAGATCCGGCTCACAGCTTTCTTTGGATTCCGTCTCTGAAAACAGTGGCCGGAGGAATTTCAGTATCTACAGGTTCACACCTTTGGATGGCGGATACTCAAAATGCAAAAGCAATCGATCATTGGATCGGACAGATTGATGCTATGAAAGCTTTACAGCCGGCACAGGTCATTCCGTCCCATTTTGCAGAACAGTCTCTTTCCCCTCAGTCCCTTGATTTTGTAAAAAATTATCTTGAAGATTATAAAAAGGCCGTAGCAGAAAATAAAACTTCTCCGGCGATTGTAGATTTCATGGTGAAAAAATATCCTGATCTTCCAGGCAAAGAGGAATTGGAGATGGGAGTTAAGGTATTTTTGGGAGCAATGGACTGGGATTTAAAGTCACCTTTCCCGGCAATCGGAAAGAAAGTAGAGGTGGATTTTGGAACGGTAAAATTCCTTCTTGATTTTAAAGATAACAAGACGATGACATTCGTTGGAACAGCCGGAAGTTCAAAAAACAGTACGGATACGGTACAGTATACCGCAGTAGAAATCGCTAAAAATATTTTTATGGTATACTGGCATGAGCCTAATCTGGGTTTTAATGTCACCCATATTCAGGATTATAATAAAAATATTGTGTATTCAAATATTGCAGGGCCTGATGGTACATTCACCCATCCGAAAGGAAGTCTTAAGATTTTAAAATAA